The genomic interval AAACGCGTCGTCACGACGAAAGGCGTCAAGAAAGCAAAGAAGCGTCAGGTGAAGGCGAAAGTTCCGGCCTGTCCACTAATCGTTGACTACGACGGTCTCCTCTTCACCCTCTGCCAGTTCAAGCGGCGGATCAAACCCTGCATCGCCCGAATCCCCAAGACGCAATCCGGACAACGTCAGGTTGCCATGAAGGACGCTCAGATCGGCCTCTAATCCTTCACCATTGCGCGACACCACGCATACGCCCCACGCAAATCCGGTCGACCAGAAGTACCGGCCCGGCCGGTCGGTCAAGGTCATGGTCTTTGTGACGGCGGAGTAGTGGAAACCGGTCAGGGCGAGGTGGGCGGCCCAGGCGGCCATGGCCCGGGCGTAGTGATGTCCGCACTCGGCCTCGTCGAAGGGATTGCGCCTCCGGCCGTCGTACCGGTCGCGGATGTCCCGGATGCAGGCCAGGCCCTCATCGGCCAGGCCTTCGTAGAGCATGCCGATGGCCGCGGTATACTCGAAACCGGTCATGACTTCGGTGAAGTAGGAGAAGGGGTTGTCGGGGCGGTCCTTTGGGTATGACGCCATGAGCAGCGCCGATTCGTCGCCGAGTACGTAGGACCGCATGACGTTGGTATGGCTTTGGAAGCCCTCCAGCCTGTTGTATTCCAGGATGCTCCGGAGCGACCTGCGGACATGGCCGGAGTCCGCCAGGTATCCCAGGCCGCAGATATGGGACATGTACTGGCCGACGAGCTGATCCACCAGGCAGCCCGAACCGAGCTGGTAGTCCGGGTTCGACAGATCCTTCGGTCCCATGCCGACGGTCAGTCCTTCCGCCACGTCGTCCGCGCTCCGCGGCGGCCGGATCTCGTGTTCATAGTACGCCCCGTTAAACAGGTTCGCGTCGGTCCAGGCGCTTCCTCGCTCGAACAGTTCCCGGCATTCCCCGGCGAAGTCGTCGTCCCCGAGATACCGGGCCATCTCCTCCGCGGCCCGCAAGGCGCCCAGGTACCAGAACTCCATCTGGGGATTGGGACCGAAGTACTCGACATCCATGGTATTGTGCTGGCAGCCTTCCATGACGCCATCGCGGTCGGCGTCCCAACCGCCGGGTATCCAGCAGAAGGCCAGCGACTTCTTCACGTCGGGCCATAGCGCGCGAAGCCGCTCGTCGTCGCCCGACAGATGCCAGTCGCGGTACATCTTCATGACACATCCCATCTGGCCGTCGGCCGCGGCGCGATTGAAGTTTCGGGCCCTTGCCAGCGGCAGCCAGACGCGGAAGCTCATGAGGCCGCTCTCGTCGGTGGCATGGGCGAATTCCACCTCACGCATGGTCTGCGCCAGATCGCCGAAGAGAAAGGCCGTGGACTGCTCGTAGTTCCAGACGTGGGTGCAGGAACCCAGGCAGCATCCCGCCGCGTCGTGGCAGCCCTCCCAGCCGTAGAAGCGGCCGTCGGGCGTGCGGAAGCAGGTCTGGCTGCGCAGCGTGCTCAGGTTGAACAGCGCCGCTTCCTTCACCACCTCCGGCAGGTCCGATCCGCAGAACGCCTCGACAAACCGCAGCGTATCCGTTTCCAGAATCTTCAGGTCGGGTACCACGTTCTCCACCACGTCCCAGGCATCCTCGAACCGCGTCGTATAGTAGTTCCCTATCCGGTCGCCCGTATCGCAACAGACATCTCCGTCGTCACAGCAGTCGCCAGCGCCGTCGCAGCAGTCACCGCTGCTGTCGTCCCTATCCTCGCAACAGCTCTTATTGTCCTCACAACAGGCGTTGTCTTCGGTGCTCTCCGTATCACCGCCCACCGTCATGTCCTCCTTCGTCGCCGGTGTCCACGTGTACCGGTTGGGGAAATGCCAGGCCAGCACGAAGGTCACGCTTGCCGTTTCCCCGGGCGCCAGGCCGACCCGGGCCGAAAGCGAGGCCATGGGGCGGTCGTTATTGCCGACATCGCGATCCGAGAGGGTGCCATCCGAGCTGAATTCGTCCCAGAAATCGAGCAGCGGAGTACCCCAACGGGCGTCCGGCCAGGCGGCCCGGTAGCTGACTGTCTCCGCCGTGGTCACCAGCGCCATCGTGCCCCACTGAGCAGCCTCCCGGTCCACGCCCCTCGATGACATGTGCAGTCC from Gemmatimonadota bacterium carries:
- a CDS encoding GH116 family glycosyl-hydrolase, coding for MTWPVLHHYDQDHLARIALPLGGIGTGTVSLGGRGDLRDWELMNRPAKGFIPGRDVRCPPSFVLYARPEGGDSVTRLLEGPLEYFEYEGASGSPAANHGLPRFTRCAFDAAYPFGQVHLSDDDVPVDVRLEAFNPLIPCDADRSGLPVAVLRYVLANRTDVAVSAAVCGSIPNFIGMDGADGACIENRNRYRAGDGYRGLHMSSRGVDREAAQWGTMALVTTAETVSYRAAWPDARWGTPLLDFWDEFSSDGTLSDRDVGNNDRPMASLSARVGLAPGETASVTFVLAWHFPNRYTWTPATKEDMTVGGDTESTEDNACCEDNKSCCEDRDDSSGDCCDGAGDCCDDGDVCCDTGDRIGNYYTTRFEDAWDVVENVVPDLKILETDTLRFVEAFCGSDLPEVVKEAALFNLSTLRSQTCFRTPDGRFYGWEGCHDAAGCCLGSCTHVWNYEQSTAFLFGDLAQTMREVEFAHATDESGLMSFRVWLPLARARNFNRAAADGQMGCVMKMYRDWHLSGDDERLRALWPDVKKSLAFCWIPGGWDADRDGVMEGCQHNTMDVEYFGPNPQMEFWYLGALRAAEEMARYLGDDDFAGECRELFERGSAWTDANLFNGAYYEHEIRPPRSADDVAEGLTVGMGPKDLSNPDYQLGSGCLVDQLVGQYMSHICGLGYLADSGHVRRSLRSILEYNRLEGFQSHTNVMRSYVLGDESALLMASYPKDRPDNPFSYFTEVMTGFEYTAAIGMLYEGLADEGLACIRDIRDRYDGRRRNPFDEAECGHHYARAMAAWAAHLALTGFHYSAVTKTMTLTDRPGRYFWSTGFAWGVCVVSRNGEGLEADLSVLHGNLTLSGLRLGDSGDAGFDPPLELAEGEEETVVVND